A genomic window from Qipengyuania oceanensis includes:
- the nuoN gene encoding NADH-quinone oxidoreductase subunit NuoN has product MEFGKSLSLIAPELVLSLGGLAMTLLAAWLGEKSARAMSIFAVAIIVGAMAFTVASMNGGAAIGPDVFAFGDQFAADGFAGFAKILIGLAAIAVLTVSQPFFVRSAATYRPEYPLLIVFSVLGMGLMVSATNLMTLYIGLELSSLSSYVLASFMRHDTRSAEAGLKYFVLGALASGILLFGMSLTYGFAGSTSYAGIRTAFAGGLSTGALFGVVFVLAGLAFKIAAVPFHMWTPDVYEGAPTPVTTFFASAPKVAAVAVLMRMALDAFGGQIDAWRQIVVFAALASIVIGALGAIGQANVKRLLAYSSINNVGFILIGLAAGTAAGASGMLVYLAIYVAMTIGSFVAVLMLRNAEGDQVESIADIAGLSTTQPLLAACLAAMMFSLAGIPPLFGFWGKFVVFQAAVEADLLPLAVLGIAASVIGAFYYIKIVKVMYFDDAAGVVTGKPGTAHWVVLLAATLFVSPLGYLLNGWLGNWADHAAQALLLTI; this is encoded by the coding sequence ATGGAATTCGGCAAGTCCCTCTCGCTGATCGCACCGGAGCTGGTCCTCAGCCTCGGTGGGCTCGCGATGACGCTTCTGGCAGCCTGGCTCGGCGAGAAGTCCGCGCGCGCCATGTCGATCTTTGCAGTCGCGATCATCGTCGGCGCGATGGCTTTCACAGTCGCATCCATGAACGGCGGTGCCGCGATCGGCCCGGATGTCTTTGCTTTCGGTGACCAGTTCGCAGCCGACGGTTTCGCCGGTTTCGCCAAGATACTGATCGGCCTCGCGGCGATCGCGGTTCTGACGGTTTCGCAGCCGTTCTTCGTCCGCAGTGCCGCGACCTACCGTCCCGAGTATCCCTTGCTGATCGTCTTCAGCGTGCTCGGCATGGGTCTGATGGTTTCTGCGACAAACCTGATGACGCTGTACATTGGTCTCGAACTCAGCAGCCTGTCGTCCTACGTTCTTGCCAGCTTCATGCGGCACGACACGCGCTCGGCCGAAGCAGGGCTCAAGTATTTCGTACTCGGCGCGCTCGCCAGCGGGATCCTGCTGTTCGGCATGAGCCTGACCTACGGCTTCGCCGGCTCGACCTCCTATGCCGGCATTCGCACTGCCTTCGCCGGTGGCCTGTCGACCGGAGCGCTCTTCGGGGTAGTGTTCGTCCTTGCAGGCCTCGCCTTCAAGATCGCCGCTGTGCCGTTCCACATGTGGACGCCGGACGTCTACGAAGGCGCGCCCACGCCGGTGACCACGTTCTTCGCCAGTGCGCCCAAGGTCGCGGCCGTGGCGGTGCTGATGCGCATGGCGCTCGATGCCTTCGGTGGCCAGATCGATGCCTGGCGCCAGATCGTCGTATTCGCGGCCCTGGCATCGATCGTGATCGGTGCGCTCGGCGCCATCGGTCAGGCTAACGTCAAGCGCCTGCTGGCCTATTCCTCGATCAACAATGTCGGCTTCATCCTCATCGGTCTGGCTGCCGGAACGGCTGCGGGCGCGAGCGGGATGCTCGTTTACCTCGCGATCTACGTTGCAATGACCATCGGCAGCTTCGTTGCCGTACTGATGCTGCGCAATGCAGAGGGCGACCAGGTCGAGAGCATTGCCGATATCGCCGGACTTTCGACGACGCAGCCGCTGCTCGCCGCCTGCCTTGCTGCGATGATGTTCAGCCTCGCCGGCATTCCGCCGCTGTTCGGCTTCTGGGGCAAGTTCGTGGTATTCCAGGCTGCGGTGGAAGCGGACCTGCTGCCGCTGGCGGTCCTCGGTATTGCGGCGAGCGTGATCGGCGCGTTCTATTACATCAAGATCGTCAAGGTGATGTACTTCGACGATGCAGCTGGCGTGGTAACCGGCAAGCCCGGCACGGCGCATTGGGTGGTTCTGCTGGCCGCGACGCTGTTCGTGTCGCCGCTTGGCTATCTGCTCAACGGATGGCTCGGCAACTGGGCCGACCATGCCGCGCAAGCGCTGCTGCTGACCATTTGA